Proteins encoded in a region of the Bacteroidia bacterium genome:
- a CDS encoding polysaccharide biosynthesis/export family protein, which translates to MKILQRNKILQIIVLFVVCISAFSCRTINSNEMFKTDPEFKYSEFKPSEKEYKIQPFDKLDVKVFANDGFKLVDVSQTTAQLQTSMSYSVEYDGLVKLPTIGRVQIAGQTIREAEKLLENKYKEFFVDPFILISVTNKRIIVFSGGSAAGKVLPLNNENYTLIEAIAESGGITDFSKSHKIKLLRGDLNNPEVFLFSVRDLKDMKSANFLLQANDIIYVESRPKYASRVISEISPYIGLLTSALFIYGLFLK; encoded by the coding sequence GTGAAAATACTGCAAAGAAATAAAATATTACAAATTATTGTTCTGTTTGTTGTTTGTATTTCAGCATTTTCGTGTCGTACTATTAACTCAAACGAAATGTTTAAAACAGATCCTGAATTTAAATATTCAGAATTTAAACCTTCAGAAAAAGAATACAAAATTCAGCCTTTTGATAAATTAGATGTTAAAGTTTTTGCAAATGATGGCTTTAAACTGGTTGATGTTTCGCAAACAACAGCTCAATTACAAACCAGTATGTCGTATTCGGTTGAATACGATGGGCTTGTAAAATTGCCAACTATTGGAAGAGTTCAGATTGCCGGACAAACTATTCGCGAGGCTGAAAAATTGTTGGAAAACAAGTATAAAGAATTTTTTGTTGACCCATTTATTTTAATTTCAGTTACAAATAAAAGAATCATAGTTTTTTCAGGAGGTTCGGCAGCAGGAAAAGTATTACCTTTAAATAACGAGAATTATACTCTTATTGAAGCTATTGCAGAGTCAGGTGGTATTACAGATTTTTCAAAATCACATAAAATTAAATTATTACGAGGCGATTTAAATAATCCTGAAGTATTTCTATTTAGTGTCAGAGATTTAAAAGATATGAAAAGTGCAAATTTTCTTCTTCAGGCAAACGATATAATTTATGTTGAATCGAGACCAAAATATGCATCAAGAGTTATTTCAGAAATTTCTCCATATATTGGCTTGTTAACAAGTGCTTTATTTATTTACGGATTATTCTTAAAATAG
- a CDS encoding glycosyltransferase has product MKRILRIVNRFNLGGPTYNAAYLTKYLSPEYETMLIGGIKNDDEDSSEYILDQLGINSVIIPEMRRSINAFQDVAAYNKIKKIIKEFKPDIVHTHASKSGMLGRRAAFSMKVPVVVHTFHGHVFHSYFNLLKTKTFITIERRLAKKSSGIIAISDIQKEELSKIYNIAEQSKITVIPLGFDLLRFHENQEEKRKIFRAENHLDNDEIAVGIVGRLVPIKNHSLFVEAIANVKKSTGKKIRGFIIGDGECRTEIEDLAHNLNLVISPNGTTTLKPDIRFSSWMRKVDYAYAGLDIVALTSNNEGTPVSLIEAQASGRPIVSTNVGGISNIVIPGKTALLSETGDNQTFYKNLETLIQNPELRNSMSEKGWDFVKSKFHYSRLVEDTAKYYEKLLFEKSRY; this is encoded by the coding sequence ATGAAAAGAATTTTACGTATTGTAAATAGATTTAATTTAGGAGGACCAACATACAACGCAGCTTACTTAACAAAATATTTAAGTCCTGAATATGAAACAATGTTAATTGGAGGGATTAAGAATGATGATGAGGATAGTTCAGAGTATATTCTTGATCAGTTAGGCATTAACTCAGTTATAATTCCCGAGATGCGTAGATCAATTAACGCATTTCAGGATGTAGCTGCTTACAATAAAATTAAGAAAATAATTAAAGAATTTAAACCAGATATTGTTCATACACATGCTTCAAAATCAGGAATGTTAGGCAGAAGAGCAGCATTTAGTATGAAAGTTCCTGTTGTAGTTCATACATTTCATGGACATGTCTTTCATTCATATTTCAACTTGCTGAAAACTAAAACTTTTATAACTATTGAGAGAAGGTTGGCTAAAAAATCTTCTGGAATTATCGCGATTAGCGATATTCAAAAAGAAGAGCTTTCAAAAATTTATAATATAGCCGAACAATCAAAAATTACAGTTATACCTTTAGGATTCGATCTATTAAGGTTTCATGAGAACCAAGAAGAAAAACGAAAAATATTCAGAGCTGAAAATCATTTAGATAATGATGAAATTGCAGTAGGAATTGTAGGCAGACTTGTTCCAATAAAGAATCATTCCCTTTTTGTCGAAGCTATTGCAAATGTAAAAAAGAGTACAGGGAAAAAAATACGAGGTTTTATTATTGGTGATGGCGAATGTCGTACCGAAATTGAAGATTTAGCACATAATTTAAATTTGGTTATAAGTCCAAATGGAACAACTACTTTAAAACCTGATATTCGTTTCTCAAGTTGGATGCGAAAAGTTGATTATGCATATGCAGGACTTGATATTGTCGCACTTACGTCTAATAATGAGGGAACTCCTGTTAGTTTAATTGAAGCTCAGGCATCAGGACGACCAATTGTATCAACTAATGTGGGTGGAATTTCAAATATTGTAATTCCTGGAAAAACCGCATTGTTATCTGAAACAGGTGATAATCAAACATTTTATAAAAATTTAGAGACTTTGATTCAAAATCCGGAACTAAGAAATTCTATGTCTGAAAAAGGATGGGATTTTGTTAAAAGTAAGTTTCATTATTCAAGATTAGTTGAAGATACTGCCAAATACTATGAAAAACTTTTATTCGAAAAATCAAGATATTAG
- the asnB gene encoding asparagine synthase (glutamine-hydrolyzing), with product MCGICGIFDFNENAERWTGSLRQSISLLKNRGPNSDGIFFHKNVGLGHTRLSVIDTSDAANQPLTDSTGRYTIIFNGEFYNYPYHRKRLLEKGFVFKTLSDTEVLLNLYIEKGESFLNEINGCFAIAIYDNKEQTVFIARDRYGIKPLVFYKDNKKIIFASEIKALLCFDITKTLNNEAMGLYFQLNYIPAPLTIFENVYKLLPGHFIKIKEKNVEVKQYYSINQSLNSKISFNEAVEEFRQLQEESVKRRLMSDVPLGTFLSGGLDSSIVTAIAAQNVSKLNTFSVGFKEDAFYDETSSAQIIANKFDTNHTVFSLSRNDLLDEITHVLDYLDEPFADSSAIAVSALSRLTKQNVTVALSGDGADELHAGYNKHYAHYKALNGGLFNVAVKISLPFVKILPKSRNSSFSNKVRQVQRYGKGLIKNDKDRYWYWSSFAGEKYIEKLLVNNLSIANQQTVILKNVNSDFNSLLYTDMNLVLPNDMLFKVDMMSMSHGLEVRVPMLDHTIVDFMFTLPSEFKIDSNSRKKLLRSAFADILPTEILSKPKHGFEVPLLPWLQNELNPMLNELLSESAINKQGIFNFSKIQNQKNKLHSVNPSESPVHLWSLLVFQYWWNKFFN from the coding sequence ATGTGCGGAATTTGCGGAATATTTGATTTTAACGAAAATGCTGAAAGGTGGACAGGTTCTTTAAGGCAGAGCATTTCTTTGCTTAAAAACAGAGGTCCAAATAGCGATGGAATATTCTTTCACAAGAATGTAGGTTTAGGTCATACCCGACTTTCAGTTATTGATACTTCAGATGCTGCAAATCAGCCATTAACTGATAGTACTGGAAGATATACAATCATTTTTAATGGCGAATTTTATAATTATCCCTATCATCGAAAAAGATTGTTAGAAAAAGGTTTTGTTTTTAAAACCCTCTCTGATACTGAAGTGTTATTAAATCTTTATATTGAGAAGGGCGAAAGTTTTTTAAATGAAATAAATGGGTGCTTTGCAATTGCAATTTATGATAACAAAGAGCAAACTGTATTTATCGCTCGTGACAGATATGGTATTAAGCCATTAGTATTTTATAAAGATAATAAGAAAATCATTTTTGCTTCAGAAATAAAAGCTTTATTGTGCTTTGATATAACAAAGACACTAAACAATGAGGCTATGGGATTATATTTTCAACTAAACTATATTCCTGCACCTTTAACAATATTTGAGAATGTTTACAAGCTTTTACCCGGACACTTTATTAAAATTAAAGAGAAAAATGTTGAGGTAAAACAGTATTATTCAATAAATCAATCTTTAAATTCGAAAATTTCATTTAATGAAGCAGTCGAAGAATTTAGGCAACTTCAGGAGGAATCTGTAAAAAGAAGATTAATGTCTGACGTTCCGCTTGGAACGTTTTTAAGTGGCGGTCTCGATTCAAGTATTGTAACAGCTATTGCTGCACAAAATGTTTCAAAATTAAATACGTTTTCAGTTGGTTTTAAAGAAGATGCATTTTATGATGAAACTTCATCTGCACAAATAATTGCAAATAAATTTGATACAAATCATACTGTTTTTTCGTTATCAAGAAATGATCTTTTAGATGAAATCACTCATGTTTTAGATTATTTAGATGAACCCTTTGCAGATAGTTCTGCTATAGCAGTTTCAGCTTTAAGTAGGTTAACAAAGCAGAATGTTACAGTTGCGCTGTCTGGAGATGGTGCTGATGAATTGCATGCAGGGTATAATAAACATTATGCACATTATAAGGCATTAAATGGAGGTCTGTTTAATGTTGCGGTAAAAATATCTTTACCATTTGTTAAGATTTTGCCAAAATCGCGAAACTCCTCTTTCTCAAATAAAGTTAGGCAGGTGCAGCGATATGGAAAAGGATTAATTAAAAACGATAAGGATCGTTATTGGTATTGGAGCAGTTTTGCTGGAGAAAAATATATAGAAAAATTATTAGTAAATAATTTAAGTATAGCAAATCAACAAACAGTGATTCTTAAAAACGTAAATTCAGATTTTAACTCATTGCTTTATACTGACATGAATCTGGTTTTGCCAAATGATATGCTTTTTAAAGTTGATATGATGTCTATGTCTCATGGCTTAGAAGTTCGTGTTCCTATGCTCGACCATACTATTGTTGATTTTATGTTTACACTTCCATCTGAATTTAAAATTGATAGTAATTCAAGAAAAAAACTTTTACGATCTGCATTTGCTGATATTTTGCCAACAGAAATTTTATCAAAACCTAAACATGGTTTCGAGGTTCCACTTTTACCTTGGTTGCAAAATGAATTAAATCCAATGTTGAATGAATTACTAAGCGAATCAGCAATTAACAAACAAGGAATATTTAATTTCTCGAAAATTCAAAATCAAAAAAATAAATTACATTCTGTTAATCCTTCAGAAAGTCCAGTTCATCTATGGAGTCTTTTAGTTTTTCAGTATTGGTGGAACAAATTCTTTAATTAA
- a CDS encoding undecaprenyl/decaprenyl-phosphate alpha-N-acetylglucosaminyl 1-phosphate transferase — protein sequence MILQFNHILLAIYFFVLLVVTFLIHQFLFKKSTKYNIRKANLNGIRWSSQTKPVSGGITFFVSLLISAIAYLLYQDNILSIEPKYIYIGIVLAISFLMGLADDMISTSPLLKLAIQVACAVILIRGGVFIEISSNFYFNIFFTIFWITSIMNSINMLDNMDAITSTISITVIIGLICQNILIGGRELDLIIFLALFASLLTFMKFNWHPAKMYMGDSGSQMLGAFLGTFSIIYFWNSPVNINIHPSVFHVFVIFLIFLIPIIDTSTVTINRLLKKKSPFVGGRDHTTHFLSYRGISEPKIARLYFLINIISVGLSILILNTNEQISFWLCVFSLIYGIFALFILYVNTRITKPVEIEKD from the coding sequence ATGATTTTACAATTTAATCACATATTGCTTGCTATTTATTTTTTTGTATTACTTGTTGTTACATTTTTGATACATCAGTTTTTATTTAAAAAATCAACAAAGTACAATATAAGAAAAGCAAACCTTAATGGTATTAGATGGAGTAGCCAAACAAAACCAGTCTCTGGAGGAATTACATTTTTTGTCTCCCTTTTAATTTCTGCAATAGCTTATTTGCTTTATCAGGATAATATTTTATCTATCGAACCCAAATATATTTATATTGGAATTGTACTAGCTATTTCATTTTTAATGGGACTGGCTGATGATATGATTAGTACTTCACCCTTACTAAAACTTGCTATTCAGGTTGCATGTGCTGTAATACTAATAAGAGGTGGAGTATTTATAGAAATATCTTCCAATTTTTATTTTAATATATTTTTTACAATTTTTTGGATTACAAGCATTATGAATTCAATAAATATGCTTGATAATATGGATGCAATAACTTCTACAATTTCTATTACTGTAATAATTGGTCTTATTTGTCAGAATATTTTGATTGGAGGAAGAGAACTTGACCTGATAATTTTCTTAGCATTATTCGCTTCATTATTAACATTTATGAAATTTAACTGGCACCCTGCAAAGATGTATATGGGAGATAGTGGCAGTCAAATGCTCGGGGCTTTTTTAGGAACTTTTAGTATAATTTATTTTTGGAATAGTCCTGTTAATATTAATATTCATCCTTCTGTTTTTCATGTATTTGTTATTTTTCTGATTTTCTTAATTCCTATTATTGATACATCTACTGTAACTATAAATAGACTTTTAAAAAAGAAATCTCCATTTGTTGGAGGCAGAGATCATACTACGCATTTTCTAAGTTATAGAGGAATTTCGGAACCAAAGATTGCAAGGTTGTATTTTTTAATAAATATTATTTCTGTTGGCTTATCAATACTTATATTAAATACAAACGAACAAATTTCATTTTGGTTATGTGTATTTTCGTTAATCTATGGTATCTTTGCGCTCTTTATTTTATATGTAAATACTCGTATCACAAAACCTGTTGAAATTGAAAAAGATTGA
- a CDS encoding lytic transglycosylase domain-containing protein, which produces MISLFSFSGQKTESPEDKKYVEEFNSKYAVFAIEFPDNLTFAGEKVPLEYFDVYENLDREFLINTYWHSQAFLFIKRAYRYFPIIEPILKKNGVPDDFKYLCVAESGLSNVVSPAGATGFWQFIKSTGQKYGLEITDEIDERYNLEKSTQAACKYLNDCYVYYKDWALVAASYNAGMGGVDNQIKKQKVTSYYDLMLNEETSRYVFRIIAIKTIMANPKNYGFHYRKKDLYPPIPTDKLIIDTSITDLANFALLKEVNYKMLKYFNPWLRQNTLTVTQGKKYILQLPKSGYRDLNKIWEDSGLLNEEVVDTSTIKKPE; this is translated from the coding sequence ATGATAAGTCTGTTTAGTTTTTCTGGACAAAAAACTGAATCTCCTGAAGACAAAAAATATGTGGAGGAATTTAATAGTAAGTATGCTGTTTTTGCTATAGAATTTCCTGATAATTTAACATTTGCTGGCGAGAAGGTACCTCTAGAATATTTTGATGTTTATGAAAATCTAGATCGTGAGTTTTTAATTAATACATATTGGCATTCTCAAGCATTTCTTTTTATTAAACGTGCATATAGATATTTTCCTATTATAGAACCTATTCTTAAAAAGAATGGAGTACCTGACGATTTTAAGTATTTGTGTGTTGCAGAAAGTGGATTGTCTAATGTTGTAAGTCCTGCCGGAGCAACCGGATTTTGGCAATTTATAAAATCAACCGGACAAAAATATGGGCTAGAAATTACAGATGAAATTGATGAGCGCTATAATTTAGAAAAATCTACTCAGGCTGCATGTAAATATCTTAATGATTGTTATGTCTATTATAAAGATTGGGCATTGGTTGCAGCCTCTTATAATGCCGGAATGGGAGGGGTAGATAACCAAATAAAAAAACAAAAAGTTACTTCATATTATGATTTAATGCTTAATGAAGAAACGTCGCGTTATGTTTTTCGAATTATTGCAATTAAAACAATAATGGCAAATCCTAAAAATTATGGATTCCATTATAGAAAAAAAGATCTTTATCCTCCCATACCTACTGATAAATTAATAATTGATACTTCTATTACCGATTTAGCAAATTTTGCATTGCTAAAAGAAGTTAATTATAAAATGTTGAAATATTTTAACCCTTGGCTACGTCAAAATACACTAACTGTAACACAAGGCAAAAAGTATATTCTACAGTTACCAAAATCTGGCTATCGCGATTTAAATAAAATTTGGGAAGACTCCGGATTGCTTAACGAAGAAGTTGTCGATACTTCAACAATTAAAAAACCTGAATAA
- a CDS encoding polysaccharide biosynthesis tyrosine autokinase: MEHKNIPILNEKFDFNIFVQVFKRSILLSILVFIAAGFGAFAYLRYTQPIYKSSSIIQLKNENTTANKVLNLTSAVEEINSMQTIELVRSKEFLKRTFNKLPLGISYYSQGTFLENELYRATPFTVDFRVAKGNLYNVPIYISFNSKGIALLKYTINDKSVEKEVNPNTWSDIGGFEINLHISDLAAINAQTEKVKSESFYFTINDTESVFKKYSSQLEVTLLNAEANTIQISFTDNNAQKTSEMVNTIAEEFIKYDVEKKKESSQKILDFIEVQNDIIYHQLDSIEGLLMQFGVKNQVRSDKDGAVSGVDRYATLLSRIEEEIDNVEVEISSLKQVLDEIAKAPNIKVYDLISLLPSNSDGILISLLNQMQTLISQRDIYLNNQTQNSFQIKVIEKQIETQKQTLIDLIKSNYNRAIDKRLTLTKKLTEYEIKVYGNTSAMDLDFLKIKRLYTINEEFYNKLLEKKAEYLISQAGSISQNTILENSVVPSTPIAPLRNSIIILFMVVALVLNASIIILRYLLYNEITSPEDIRSYSEVPVVGVVPLYKTKLPVSQLLVDVKPNSVFSESFRSIRSSLDFLKNIEGSKTIAVSSTISGEGKTFIALNLAGIFAIQGKKVILLDLDLRKPRFHLCFNTDNSKGLSTILIKKNTIEDCVKRSKIANLDYITAGPIPPNPSELTASNDIAVLIETLKQKYDVIIIDTPPLGLVTDALDIFKTCDFPIYVIKANYSKRAFLYNLNHLLEEKHILNLSVVVNGIDLEKSRYGGYNYGYGYGYGYGNTDYHTDYYDDSEKKKKKGFVAKIISKL; the protein is encoded by the coding sequence ATGGAGCACAAAAACATACCGATACTTAACGAGAAGTTCGACTTTAATATTTTTGTACAGGTTTTTAAAAGAAGTATTTTACTTTCTATTTTAGTTTTTATTGCTGCGGGTTTTGGAGCATTTGCTTATCTAAGGTACACTCAACCAATCTATAAATCTTCTTCTATTATTCAGTTGAAAAATGAGAATACAACTGCAAATAAAGTTTTAAACCTTACAAGTGCTGTTGAAGAAATTAACAGTATGCAAACTATTGAACTTGTAAGGTCGAAAGAATTTTTAAAAAGAACATTTAACAAGCTACCTTTAGGTATTAGTTATTATTCTCAGGGTACATTTTTAGAAAACGAGCTTTATAGGGCAACCCCATTTACCGTTGATTTTCGTGTTGCTAAAGGTAATTTATATAATGTGCCGATTTATATCTCTTTTAACTCAAAAGGGATTGCTTTGCTAAAATACACAATTAATGATAAATCAGTAGAAAAAGAGGTTAATCCTAATACATGGAGCGATATTGGAGGCTTTGAAATAAACCTGCATATAAGTGACTTAGCTGCAATTAATGCTCAAACTGAAAAAGTAAAATCCGAATCATTTTATTTTACAATAAATGATACGGAATCAGTATTTAAAAAATATAGCAGTCAGCTTGAAGTTACTTTACTTAATGCAGAAGCAAATACTATTCAGATTTCTTTTACTGATAACAATGCTCAAAAAACAAGTGAGATGGTTAATACCATTGCCGAGGAATTTATTAAATACGATGTAGAGAAAAAGAAAGAAAGTTCACAGAAAATATTAGATTTTATTGAAGTTCAGAATGATATTATTTATCACCAACTTGATAGTATTGAAGGATTATTAATGCAATTTGGTGTTAAGAATCAAGTAAGAAGTGATAAAGATGGTGCTGTGTCGGGTGTTGATAGGTATGCAACACTTTTGTCAAGAATTGAGGAAGAAATTGATAATGTAGAGGTAGAAATATCTTCATTAAAACAAGTTTTAGATGAAATTGCAAAAGCTCCAAATATTAAAGTTTATGATTTAATTTCATTATTACCTTCAAACAGCGATGGTATATTAATTAGTTTATTAAATCAGATGCAAACTCTTATTTCGCAAAGAGATATTTATTTAAACAATCAGACTCAAAATAGTTTTCAAATTAAAGTAATTGAGAAGCAGATTGAAACCCAAAAACAAACTTTAATTGATCTAATAAAATCAAACTATAACAGAGCAATCGACAAAAGATTAACACTTACAAAAAAGCTTACAGAGTATGAAATAAAAGTATATGGAAATACTTCTGCAATGGATCTTGATTTTTTAAAAATAAAAAGACTTTACACCATAAATGAAGAATTTTATAATAAGCTTTTAGAAAAAAAGGCTGAATATTTAATATCTCAGGCCGGTTCAATAAGTCAGAATACTATTTTAGAAAATTCTGTTGTTCCTTCAACACCAATTGCACCGTTAAGAAACTCAATAATTATTCTTTTTATGGTAGTTGCATTGGTTTTAAATGCAAGTATTATTATTTTAAGATATTTACTTTATAACGAGATAACATCACCTGAAGATATTAGATCTTACTCTGAAGTACCTGTTGTTGGCGTTGTGCCGTTATATAAAACTAAACTCCCTGTTTCACAGCTTCTGGTTGACGTTAAGCCAAATTCAGTTTTTTCAGAATCATTCAGGTCAATTCGATCAAGCCTGGATTTTCTAAAAAACATTGAAGGATCTAAAACAATTGCAGTTTCGTCAACAATTAGTGGCGAAGGAAAAACATTTATAGCACTAAATCTTGCAGGAATTTTTGCAATTCAGGGCAAAAAAGTAATATTACTAGACTTAGACTTAAGAAAGCCTCGTTTTCATTTATGCTTTAATACTGATAATAGTAAAGGATTAAGCACAATTCTTATTAAGAAAAATACAATTGAAGATTGTGTAAAAAGATCTAAAATAGCTAATCTGGATTATATAACTGCAGGACCAATACCTCCAAACCCTTCCGAGTTAACAGCAAGTAACGATATTGCTGTTCTGATAGAGACATTAAAGCAAAAATATGATGTGATTATAATAGATACTCCACCTCTTGGACTTGTTACCGATGCTCTTGATATTTTTAAAACATGTGATTTCCCGATATATGTTATTAAAGCAAATTATTCTAAGCGGGCATTCTTATATAATCTAAACCATCTTTTAGAAGAAAAACATATTTTAAATCTCTCTGTTGTAGTAAATGGTATTGATTTGGAAAAATCAAGATACGGAGGATATAACTATGGTTATGGATATGGTTACGGTTATGGCAACACAGATTACCATACAGATTATTATGACGATTCTGAAAAGAAAAAGAAAAAGGGATTTGTTGCTAAAATTATTTCCAAGTTATAA